The proteins below come from a single Rosa rugosa chromosome 2, drRosRugo1.1, whole genome shotgun sequence genomic window:
- the LOC133734035 gene encoding uncharacterized protein LOC133734035 encodes MASTAPRIQALDLPWLLLLFFVFSTFIISSCSSPLRKIPRLRILQRPITFRNHSTSVAARHHFRTYYYAQMLDHFNYWPGSYATFLQRYMVSSMHWRGAGAAAPMFVYLGGEESLDESIGSIGFLTDNAPKFGALMVYIEHRYYGKSIPSRPNIQDIYNATSLGYLNSAQALADYAEIILHLKKNLSADASPVIVIGGSYGGMLAAWFRLKYPHIAVGALASSAPLLYFDDITPSDGLHSVVTNNFREASEKCYNTIKKSWSEIDRIAVHQDDGLDILTEKFQTCEPLEDGDELELKAYLEFIYITASQYDDPPTYPVNQICNSINAAADRGDDIIDRIASAVNYTRRGENRGQCLDLSSELRPSDDAVDGLNWLWQACTEIFMPIGRETNETMFQAEPFDADSYSQRCHQLYQGALPRPHWITTYYGGHHIRMTLERFASNIIFSNGQRDPFSVAGVLTNISPSIVAVTTRQGSHCLDLLPARINDPRWLVVQRHIEVGIITGWIRNYYNDLRIFSSEK; translated from the exons ATGGCCAGCACAGCTCCAAGAATCCAAGCTCTTGACCTTCCATGGCTACTACTACTTTTTTTCGTCTTTTCAACCTTCATCATCAGTTCTTGTTCTTCTCCCTTGAGAAAAATACCGAGGCTCCGCATCCTACAAAGACCTATAACTTTTCGAAATCACAGCACTTCTGTTGCTGCCCGCCACCATTTCAGGACGTACTATTATGCTCAAATGCTAGACCACTTCAACTACTGGCCAGGGAGTTATGCCACCTTTCTGCAGCGTTACATGGTAAGTTCTATGCATTGGAGAGGTGCCGGTGCAGCCGCTCCTATGTTCGTGTACCTTGGTGGGGAGGAGTCCTTGGACGAAAGTATTGGCTCCATCGGATTTCTCACCGATAATGCACCGAAATTTGGTGCTTTAATGGTATATATAGAG CATCGGTACTATGGGAAATCAATTCCATCTAGACCGAACATTCAGGATATATACAATGCTACCAGCCTCGGATATCTGAACTCCGCGCAAGCTCTGGCCGATTATGCAGAAATTATACTACACTTGAAGAAGAATTTATCGGCCGATGCTTCTCCAGTAATTGTCATTGGAGGATCTTATGGGGGAA TGCTTGCAGCATGGTTTCGCCTCAAATACCCGCACATTGCTGTGGGGGCATTGGCCTCTTCCGCCCCACTTCTTTACTTTGATGACATTACACCATCAGATGGGCTTCATTCCGTGGTCACAAACAATTTCAGG GAAGCGAGTGAGAAATGCTACAATACCATAAAGAAATCATGGTCTGAAATCGATAGAATTGCTGTTCACCAAGACGATGGTCTTGACATCCTCACTGAGAAATTTCAAACTTGCGA ACCTTTGGAGGATGGAGATGAACTCGAGCTAAAGGCCTACTTGGAGTTCATATATATAACTGCATCTCAGTATGATGACCCTCCAACATATCCAGTCAATCAGATCTGCAACAGTATAAATGCAGCAGCAGACAGAGGAGATGATATCATTGATCGAATTGCCTCGGCTGTTAATTATACTCGTCGAGGAGAGAATAGAGGTCAATGCTTGGACCTAAGTAGCGAACTTCGCCCATCAGATGATGCAGTGGATGGTTTGAACTGGTTATGGCAG GCATGTACTGAAATTTTTATGCCAATCGGTCGAGAAACGAACGAGACTATGTTCCAGGCAGAACCATTTGATGCGGATTCCTACAGTCAAAGGTGCCACCAGTTATATCAAGGTGCCCTCCCTAGACCCCATTGGATCACAACTTATTATGGGGGGCAT CATATAAGGATGACCTTGGAGAGGTTTGCCAGTAACATCATTTTCTCAAATGGCCAGCGTGATCCTTTTAGCGTTGCCGG AGTATTGACAAATATATCGCCCAGCATAGTAGCCGTGACTACACGTCAAG GTTCTCATTGCTTGGACTTATTACCTGCAAGGATAAATGATCCCAGATGGTTAGTTGTGCAGCGACACATAGAAGTTGGGATTATCACAGGATGGATTCGCAACTACTACAATGATTTGCGTATCTTTTCTTCTGAGAAGTAG
- the LOC133734034 gene encoding protein MAIN-LIKE 2-like encodes MGSIIDPGPIDKSVLYDQENHISSTIWEGQERSVLRCHEHTSMLEQWKLTPKQIELVEKAGFGHFRMIPTISLDNALISALVERWRKETNTFHLPVGEMTITLEDVALILGLPIDGKPVMGVTRPPGKVCENLLGKVPEDLTGGMLKLTWLKESFSKCPEDAPVEDIEHHTRAYLLYLVGCTIFSTTTGNKVSAMYLPLFKNFDEAGKFAWGAAALAFLYRALGNASLKSQSTISGSLTLLQCWSYYRLNVGNPKFNQEPNDGFFPFALRWKGRATGPRSNSNIVTYRKALDSLQPSDVKWLPYRDLDYSPEMEDFKESLILRASETVLICFDKAERHLPDRCLRQFGMLQPIPKDVQRWERKIRFSDQGLDVTKETILQLKGKNQAELKEWMDRRLHIIKDEESVDESMYMEWYERITRKFVGRPESLESEFQRIVTAMKEIADIADSLLKDEMGFQDRQSLDEIKNTALSSLMDVVEDSKRSRRKIATKRKREDDPSPTISKEAALDVWMH; translated from the exons ATGGGGTCAATTATAGATCCCGGACCAATTGATAAGTCTGTGCTTTATGATCAAGAGAACCATATCTCTTCAACAATTTGGGAGGGGCAG GAGCGTAGTGTGCTTAGATGTCATGAACACACGTCAATGCTTGAACAATGGAAGCTCACACCTAAACAAATCGAGTTAGTTGAGAAGGCTGGTTTTGGACACTTCAGAATGATTCCAACAATTAGCCTTGACAATGCACTTATCTCGGCCCTTGTTGAGAGGTGGAGGAAGGAGACAAATACATTTCATTTGCCTGTTGGAGAAATGACCATAACACTTGAAGATGTTGCACTCATACTTGGGCTACCAATTGATGGAAAACCTGTTATGGGGGTAACAAGGCCACCTGGAAAAGTGTGTGAAAATTTACTCGGCAAAGTACCAGAGGACCTAACTGGTGGAATGTTGAAGCTAACTTGGTTGAAAGAGAGCTTTTCTAAATGTCCTGAAGATGCACCAGTCGAAGATATTGAGCATCATACTCGTGCTTATCTGCTATATCTTGTTGGTTGCACTATATTTTCTACAACAACTGGGAATAAAGTCTCTGCCATGTATCTCCCATTGTTTAAGAATTTTGATGAAGCTGGAAAATTTGCATGGGGTGCTGCAGCATTGGCATTTCTCTATAGAGCTCTTGGAAATGCCTCCCTTAAATCACAAAGTACCATAAGCGGTTCTTTGACACTCTTGCAG TGTTGGAGTTATTATCGTCTCAATGTTGGCAATCCAAAGTTTAATCAGGAGCCAAATGATGGTTTCTTTCCGTTTGCGCTTCGGTGGAAAGGTAGAGCTACTGGACCAAGATCAAACAGTAATATTGTTACCTACCGCAAGGCCTTGGATTCCCTTCAACCTTCAGAT GTTAAGTGGCTCCCGTACAGAGATTTGGATTATTCACCAGAAATGGAAGATTTTAAAGAGAGTTTGATATTACGGGCATCAGAAACTGTGCTTATATGCTTTGACAAGGCTGAGAGACACCTTCCGGATCGTTGCCTTAGGCAGTTTGGTATGCTTCAACCGATACCCAAGGATGTACAGCGATGGGAGAGGAAGATTCGGTTTTCTGACCAGGGGTTAGATGTGACAAAGGAAACGATTTTGCAGCTTAAAGGGAAGAATCAAGCAGagctgaaggaatggatggatcgGCGACTTCATATCATCAAAGATGAGGAAAGTGTGGATGAAAGCATGTACATGGAGTGGTACGAGAGAATTACTCGGAAGTTTGTGGGGAGGCCTGAATCTTTAGAATCTGAGTTTCAGAGAATA GTTACTGCTATGAAAGAAATTGCAGATATAGCTGATTCATTGTTGAAAGATGAGATGGGTTTCCAAGATAGGCAATCCCTCGATGAGATCAAGAACACAGCACTTAGTAGTCTGATGGATGTGGTTGAAGACTCGAAGAGGAGTAGACGTAAGATAGCCACAAAACGTAAAAGGGAAGATGATCCAAGTCCAACTATTAGCAAGGAGGCAGCACTTGATGTTTGGATGCACTGA